One Malus sylvestris chromosome 14, drMalSylv7.2, whole genome shotgun sequence DNA segment encodes these proteins:
- the LOC126600214 gene encoding mitochondrial adenine nucleotide transporter ADNT1-like isoform X1: protein MASEDVKRTSDSAVSTIVNLAEEAKLASEGVKAPTSHALLSIAKSLVAGGVAGGVSRTAVAPLERLKILLQVQNPHSIKYNGTIQGLKYIWRTEGFRGLFKGNGTNCARIVPNSAVKFFSYDEASKGILWFYRQQTGNEDAQLTPLLRLGAGACAGIIAMSATYPMDMVRGRLTVQTDMSPQQYRGIYHALTTVFREEGPRALYRGWLPSVIGVVPYVGLNFAVYESLKDWLIKSRPFGLVQDSELSVTTRLACGAAAGTVGQTVAYPLDVIRRRMQMVGWKDAASVVVGDGKNRASLEYTGMVDAFRKTVRHEGFGALYKGLVPNSVKVVPSIAIAFVTYEVVKDVLGVEMRISD from the exons ATGGCGTCGGAGGACGTGAAGAGGACCAGTGATTCTGCGGTGTCGACGATTGTGAACCTGGCCGAGGAGGCCAAGCTCGCCAGCGAAGGAGTGAAGGCGCCGACCAGCCATGCTTTGCTTAGCATCGCCAAGTCCCTCGTCGCCGGAGGAGTCGCCGGTGGAGT GTCACGAACTGCTGTTGCTCCATTggaaagattaaaaattttgcTGCAG GTTCAAAATCCTCATAGTATTAAATACAATGGGACAATTCAAGGCTTGAAGTACATATGGAGAACTGAGGGTTTTAGAGGCTTGTTTAAAGGCAATGGAACTAATTGTGCTCGCATAGTCCCAAATTCAGCAGTCAAGTTCTTTAGCTACGACGAAGCATCAAA GGGTATTCTATGGTTCTACCGACAGCAAACTGGAAATG AAGATGCTCAACTCACACCTCTATTGCGCCTTGGAGCTGGTGCATGTGCTGGAATTATTGCCATGTCAGCAACTTACCCAATGGACATGGTACGAGGTCGTCTGACCGTCCAG ACAGACATGTCTCCTCAGCAATATAGGGGAATATATCATGCTCTCACAACTGTCTTTAGGGAAGAAGGACCCCGGGCTCTGTACAGAGGCTGGCTGCCTTCTGTCATTGGAGTT GTACCTTATGTTGGTCTCAATTTTGCTGTTTATGAATCTCTGAAAGACTGGTTGATCAAAAGTAGACCTTTTGGACTAGTCCAGGACTCTGAGTTGAGTGTAACTACAAGGCTTGCATGTGGGGCTGCTGCTGGGACTGTTGGCCAGACAGTTGCTTACCCTCTTGATGTCATCCGGAGAAGAATGCAGATGGTAGGCTGGAAGGATGCTGCATCGGTTGTCGTTGGTGATGGGAAGAATAGGGCATCCCTTGAATATACTGGGATGGTTGATGCTTTCAGGAAAACGGTCCGCCATGAGGGGTTTGGAGCGCTGTACAAGGGTTTGGTCCCAAACTCTGTTAAG gtGGTGCCGTCCATAGCAATTGCTTTTGTCACATATGAGGTAGTGAAGGACGTTCTTGGAGTTGAGATGAGGATATCTGACTAA
- the LOC126600210 gene encoding COP1-interactive protein 1-like translates to MIKHRWREIAKSFNNHVDPEKTEQLKRTKTEIENNVTRIFKLIKNEDPGKKDGNRKDLKKESELVALIENFYEQYQSLYALYDHLVGESGRIVRGKKERKGFSMSPSSSDSEYHSSEDIEGNNARLERSDSIKHELKNEHSEGSDDLKRKSVSGNGEKEAINSEYLAALRKLTQAEIVDTDLKDEVDEKVKELSALVEAHEAHGNHSSARVKELEGQLTGFKMELESLCSQKRDLEAWKEGKSAEAKQLGDKNIGLHAHILELELVLKERDDEISDLKNKLKGNEESSVSKISELMTQVENMQQEVDSLCLQKGELEKKMVSKKNESVAQVKGLSEHVNAMRKELKIIRQQKTELETQLDKKNKEISKHLQQMENLKDELTKRETVEKKMMEDKEHFLAKVKDLESEVNSLRNKKKNLEKQIKNRNHENNKLRQENETLISRIFGLERALTERGDEIYALREECENGNIEASAQLMKFTTQVSNLKQEMDSLQAQKSQLDLQIEIQNKHYLNKLTQMENRNDNLTDTFGRIERENQKYMEILSEKENQNHNLTVKISDQQKIIKEHEETIKKFNMEHKQAKIWFSESKLNVRFVERKMEELAEKYRTNLEDSVRLLYQRIRVAEQIHIENKESYKKFKEMYEKENEDLKEKLATYQDPDTKLKQISKIAKSTLHELDLVMLKFEEGHKNFENRIAKMTEELESAKTWVSENAGEIKRLKHNVDFLTRQMNEKEEQESVLREKVWKLEASVGKEAGERLNLVKGLSQLESKVANLEKEVKDKDEDLLSLGEEKREAIRQLCMLIDHHRSRYDDLKEAVSKRSAATAAGGRIAT, encoded by the exons ATGATAAAGCATCGCTGGAGGGAGATAGCTAAGTCCTTTAATAATCATGTTGATCCTGAAAAAACTGAGCAGCTGAAGAGGACTAAAACAG aaattgaaaataatgTGACGAGGATCTTCAAGCTTATAAAAAACGAAGACCCTgggaagaaagatggaaaccGAAAAGATTTGAAGAAAGAGTCAGAACTTGTTGCGCTCATTGAGAACTTCTACGAACAGTACCAGTCACTATACGCTTTGTATGATCATCTTGTAGGAGAGTCTGGGAGAATCGTTCGTGGCAAGAAAGAGCGAAAAGGTTTTTCCATGTCTCCCTCCAGCTCAGATTCCGAATACCATTCTTCAGAAGACATTGAAGGTAATAATGCCAGATTGGAAAGATCTGACAGCATCAAGCATGAACTTAAAAATGAACATTCGGAAGGCTCTGATGATCTGAAGCGAAAGTCGGTATCTGGAAATGGAGAAAAGGAAGCAATAAATTCAGAATATTTGGCGGCATTGAGAAAACTAACACAAGCAGAGATTGTAGACACTGATTTGAAGGATGAAGTTGATGAAAAAGTAAAGGAACTTTCAGCTCTTGTCGAAGCTCACGAGGCTCATGGGAATCATTCGTCAGCTCGAGTAAAAGAGTTGGAGGGACAGTTAACTGGTTTTAAAATGGAGTTGGAATCCTTGTGCAGCCAGAAACGAGATTTGGAAGCATGGAAGGAAGGAAAATCTGCTGAAGCTAAACAGCTAGGAGATAAAAATATTGGATTACATGCGCACATTTTGGAACTTGAGTTAGTTTTAAAAGAAAGAGATGATGAAATATCTGATCTCAAGAACAAACTCAAGGGAAATGAGGAGAGCTCAGTATCAAAAATTTCAGAATTGATGACACAAGTTGAAAACATGCAACAGGAAGTTGATTCGTTGTGTTTGCAAAAAGGTGAACTGGAGAAAAAGATGGTGAGTAAAAAGAATGAATCAGTAGCGCAAGTCAAGGGCTTAAGCGAGCACGTCAATGCAATGCGGAAGGAATTGAAGATCATTCGCCAGCAAAAAACTGAATTAGAAACGCAACTggataagaaaaacaaagaaatctcCAAGCATCTGCAACAAATGGAAAATCTAAAAGATGAGTTAACAAAAAGGGAAACAgttgagaagaaaatgatggaagACAAAGAACATTTTCTCGCGAAGGTGAAGGACTTGGAATCAGAAGTGAACTCTCTACGCAATAAAAAGAAGAATTTGGAAAAGCAGATTAAAAACAGAAACCATGAGAACAACAAGTTGAGACAAGAAAATGAGACTCTCATTTCTAGAATTTTTGGGTTGGAGAGAGCGTTGACCGAGAGAGGGGATGAGATTTACGCTCTTCGTGAAGAATGCGAAAATGGAAATATTGAAGCTTCTGCTCAACTTATGAAATTCACGACGCAGGTAAgcaatttgaaacaagaaatGGATTCCTTGCAGGCTCAGAAAAGCCAGTTGGATTTGCAGATTGAGATACAAAACAAGCACTATTTGAACAAACTGACTCAAATGGAAAATCGAAACGATAACTTGACAGACACGTTTGGCCGGATTGAGAGAGAGAACCAAAAGTATATGGAAATACTGAGTgagaaggaaaatcaaaaccatAACTTGACAGTCAAGATTTCCGATCAGCAGAAGATTATTAAGGAACATGAAGAAACTATCAAGAAGTTCAACATGGAGCATAAACAAGCTAAAATTTGGTTTTCGGAATCCAAGTTGAATGTACGATTTGTCGAACGGAAGATGGAAGAATTGGCAGAGAAGTATCGAACCAATCTTGAAGACAGCGTGCGCCTCTTATACCAGAGAATCAGGGTAGCAGAACAAATACACATTGAAAACAAGGAAAGCTACAAGAAGTTCAAAGAGATGTACGAGAAAGAAAACGAAGATCTTAAAGAAAAGCTAGCAACGTATCAAGATCCGGACACAAAGTTGAAGCAAATATCGAAAATAGCAAAAAGTACATTGCATGAATTGGACTTAGTGATGCTTAAATTTGAGGAGGGACACAAGAACTTTGAAAACCGGATTGCGAAAATGACAGAGGAGCTTGAGTCTGCAAAAACTTGGGTTAGCGAGAATGCCGGTGAGATCAAACGTTTAAAGCACAATGTAGATTTCTTAACCAGACAAATGAATGAAAAGGAAGAGCAGGAGAGTGTGTTGAGAGAAAAAGTTTGGAAGTTGGAAGCATCCGTGGGCAAGGAAGCTGGGGAGAGGCTGAACTTAGTAAAAGGGTTAAGCCAACTAGAGAGTAAGGTGGCAAATCTTGAGAAAGAAGTAAAGGACAAGGATGAAGACTTGCTGAGTCTTGGGGAGGAGAAGAGGGAGGCCATACGGCAGCTCTGCATGTTGATCGATCATCACCGGAGCCGCTACGATGATCTGAAGGAAGCGGTGTCAAAGAGGTCAGCTGCAACAGCTGCCGGAGGCAGGATTGCAACTTAG
- the LOC126600208 gene encoding uncharacterized protein LOC126600208 — MDLRRGRGKERVFGDRKVNSISGSSSRTDNKEVMVDNYGNNVRERVNALRFEQRGAAIETEFVEKYSRISQFPIDNWMSGDEIEMNMSRSMSVNSSVGDVSAHLQNFAGSVRAKGSMDQFRGVERDRFDGFYASSRVGAQRGRIPTSAYPDEGPSNYKVDSFDAMSEVENLEQDRAELLRKLDELKQKLSRSYDVVDKPWEPVPMERSRTPPDPYGDRLTYNLSMQPYAVDEQMTRPPYLNYSHGHVPFMGYRNMDTPNFYPPQRHPLNAIPEYEDPSQQQMKRRPPPHLLQYPRPQSHEYFMGQRMEFNSNPHDNTSHLPACSCLGCYNQNRVASPQVSLDDFGNRRVPKAPVSLNTYQQVKPHDYNPRHASPPPLHTRWQSDFDSEPRSAMAVNRRGRIFHPVAGGAPFITCFSCFEVLKLPRKLKNTNNNQSKLRCGSCSTVISLEIKSKKLITSAPKDSKQQSSEVDQSSNEALKGSISSHHGSPNAGDTKSCCDDLDHSDHYLPSIETKDSLPTEALKGSISSLHGSPNAGDIKSRCDDLDHSDHNLPSIETKDNLLTEDQTLNVDESEKRQGLTSTSSISSKKEEEEEEVEISDCVIANRDVPDSAELPKKDSFSPKRPGSPLWEQSDSPKRAVSRDEKGNDSDCKNQDKALFRKIISPQNSVKDSSVETDVDVSYNEYLNTNISQDSAEGRKEQDHPKIGKGADSFLVGLIKKSFKDFSKSNQAVEKTRPTVFINGQPIPDHVVKKAEKLAGPIQPGDYWYDFRAGFWGVMGQTCLGIIPPFIEEFYYPIPTNCAAGNTSVYVNGRELHQRDLDLLASRGLPTTRDKFYIVEMSGRVVDEDSGKELKSLGKLAPSVEKAKRGFGMKVPRMVV; from the exons ATGGATTTAAGGAGAGGTAGAGGAAAAGAGAGAGTTTTCGGAGATCGAAAGGTTAATTCGATTAGTGGTAGTTCATCAAGAACAGATAACAAGGAGGTTATGGTTGATAATTATGGTAATAATGTTAGGGAAAGGGTTAATGCTTTAAGGTTTGAGCAAAGAGGTGCAGCTATAGAAACTGAGTTTGTTGAAAAATACAGTCGAATTTCACAGTTCCCAATAGATAATTGGATGTCTGGAGATGAGATTGAAATGAACATGAGTAGGTCTATGTCTGTAAATTCAAGTGTAGGAGATGTTTCAGCCCACTTACAGAATTTTGCTGGGTCAGTGAGAGCAAAAGGAAGTATGGACCAGTTTCGGGGTGTAGAAAGAGATCGGTTTGATGGGTTTTACGCGAGCTCCAGGGTCGGGGCTCAGCGTGGAAGAATCCCAACTTCTGCTTATCCTGATGAGGGGCCTTCAAACTATAAGGTAGATTCTTTTGATGCTATGAGTGAAGTTGAAAATTTGGAGCAGGATCGAGCGGAGCTTCTAAGGAAGTTGGATGAGCTGAAGCAGAAACTGAGCAGATCTTATGATGTGGTAGATAAACCATGGGAACCGGTTCCTATGGAGAGGAGTAGGACCCCGCCTGATCCTTATGGTGACCGGTTAACTTATAATCTTTCCATGCAGCCTTACGCTGTGGACGAGCAGATGACAAGGCCCCCTTACTTAAACTATAGTCATGGACATGTTCCTTTTATGGGTTATCGTAACATGGATACGCCAAACTTCTATCCTCCTCAAAGGCATCCCTTGAATGCAATTCCAGAATATGAGGATCCATCTCAGCAACAAATGAAACGGAGGCCTCCCCCTCATCTACTCCAGTACCCAAGACCACAATCTCATGAGTACTTTATGGGGCAGCGCATGGAATTCAATTCAAATCCACATGATAACACTTCTCACTTGCCTGCTTGCTCTTGTTTAGGATGCTACAACCAGAATCGGGTAGCTTCACCCCAAGTCTCGCTTGATGATTTTGGGAATCGAAGGGTTCCAAAAGCTCCGGTTAGTTTGAATACCTACCAACAAGTCAAGCCACATGATTATAATCCCCGACATGCTAGTCCTCCTCCATTGCACACAAGATGGCAAAGCGACTTTGATTCAGAACCAAGAAGCGCAATGGCAGTTAATAGGCGTGGACGAATCTTCCATCCTGTAGCAGGAGGTGCCCCATTCATCACATGCTTTAGTTGCTTTGAAGTACTGAAACTTCCTAGAAAACTTAAGAATACGAATAATAATCAGTCAAAACTGCGGTGTGGTTCCTGTTCAACAGTTATCTCACTTGAAATCAAGAGTAAAAAGCTCATTACTTCTGCTCCTAAAGATTCCAAGCAACAATCTTCTGAGGTTGATCAAAGTTCTAACGAGGCATTAAAAGGCAGCATTTCAAGTCATCATGGTAGTCCGAATGCAGGTGACACCAAATCCTGCTGTGATGATTTAGATCATTCTGATCATTACTTGCCATCCATAGAAACCAAAGACAGTTTACCGACAGAAGCATTAAAAGGCAGCATTTCAAGTCTTCATGGTAGTCCGAATGCAGGTGACATCAAATCCCGCTGTGATGATTTAGATCATTCTGATCATAACTTGCCATCCATAGAAACCAAAGACAATTTACTGACAGAAGATCAGACGCTGAACGTGGATGAATCTGAGAAGAGGCAAGGTCTTACTTCAACATCTTCCATCTCTtccaagaaggaggaggaggaggaggaggtggagatATCAGATTGTGTAATCGCAAATAGAGATGTTCCTGACTCTGCTGAGTTGCCAAAAAAAGATTCATTTTCTCCAAAGCGTCCAGGTTCGCCTCTTTGGGAGCAGTCTGATAGTCCTAAACGTGCAGTAAGCAGAGATGAGAAGGGAAATGATAGTGACTGCAAGAACCAAGACAAGGCACTCTTTAGAAAGATCATTTCTCCACAGAATTCTGTGAAAGATAGTTCAGTGGAAACTGACGTAGATGTTTCTTACAATGAATATCTCAATACCAACATTTCTCAAGACTCTGCAGAGGGAAGAAAAGAACAAGATCACCCCAAAATCGGCAAGGGTGCTGATTCCTTCTTGGTGGGTCTCATCAAAAAGAGCTTTAAAGATTTCTCAAAATCTAATCAAGCTGTGGAGAAAACAAGGCCTACTGTTTTTATTAATGGGCAACCTATACCGGATCATGTCGTTAAGAAAGCTGAAAAGCTCGCTGGCCCGATTCAACCTGGAGATTATTG GTATGACTTCAGAGCCGGATTCTGGGGTGTGATGGGCCAAACTTGCCTTGGCATAATTCCT CCTTTTATTGAAGAATTCTATTACCCCATTCCAACAAATTGTGCTGCTGGCAATACCAGTGTCTACGTAAATGGGAGAGAGCTACATCAGAGAGATTTGGACCTACTTGCAAGCAGAGGACTACCAACTACAAGAGATAAATTTTATATCGTCGAAATGTCTGGGAGAGTTGTGGATGAGGACTCTGGGAAAGAGTTAAAAAGCCTTGGCAAACTTGCCCCCTC AGTTGAGAAGGCAAAGCGGGGATTCGGCATGAAAGTCCCCAGAATGGTTGTGTGA
- the LOC126600214 gene encoding mitochondrial adenine nucleotide transporter ADNT1-like isoform X2 gives MASEDVKRTSDSAVSTIVNLAEEAKLASEGVKAPTSHALLSIAKSLVAGGVAGGVSRTAVAPLERLKILLQVQNPHSIKYNGTIQGLKYIWRTEGFRGLFKGNGTNCARIVPNSAVKFFSYDEASKGILWFYRQQTGNDAQLTPLLRLGAGACAGIIAMSATYPMDMVRGRLTVQTDMSPQQYRGIYHALTTVFREEGPRALYRGWLPSVIGVVPYVGLNFAVYESLKDWLIKSRPFGLVQDSELSVTTRLACGAAAGTVGQTVAYPLDVIRRRMQMVGWKDAASVVVGDGKNRASLEYTGMVDAFRKTVRHEGFGALYKGLVPNSVKVVPSIAIAFVTYEVVKDVLGVEMRISD, from the exons ATGGCGTCGGAGGACGTGAAGAGGACCAGTGATTCTGCGGTGTCGACGATTGTGAACCTGGCCGAGGAGGCCAAGCTCGCCAGCGAAGGAGTGAAGGCGCCGACCAGCCATGCTTTGCTTAGCATCGCCAAGTCCCTCGTCGCCGGAGGAGTCGCCGGTGGAGT GTCACGAACTGCTGTTGCTCCATTggaaagattaaaaattttgcTGCAG GTTCAAAATCCTCATAGTATTAAATACAATGGGACAATTCAAGGCTTGAAGTACATATGGAGAACTGAGGGTTTTAGAGGCTTGTTTAAAGGCAATGGAACTAATTGTGCTCGCATAGTCCCAAATTCAGCAGTCAAGTTCTTTAGCTACGACGAAGCATCAAA GGGTATTCTATGGTTCTACCGACAGCAAACTGGAAATG ATGCTCAACTCACACCTCTATTGCGCCTTGGAGCTGGTGCATGTGCTGGAATTATTGCCATGTCAGCAACTTACCCAATGGACATGGTACGAGGTCGTCTGACCGTCCAG ACAGACATGTCTCCTCAGCAATATAGGGGAATATATCATGCTCTCACAACTGTCTTTAGGGAAGAAGGACCCCGGGCTCTGTACAGAGGCTGGCTGCCTTCTGTCATTGGAGTT GTACCTTATGTTGGTCTCAATTTTGCTGTTTATGAATCTCTGAAAGACTGGTTGATCAAAAGTAGACCTTTTGGACTAGTCCAGGACTCTGAGTTGAGTGTAACTACAAGGCTTGCATGTGGGGCTGCTGCTGGGACTGTTGGCCAGACAGTTGCTTACCCTCTTGATGTCATCCGGAGAAGAATGCAGATGGTAGGCTGGAAGGATGCTGCATCGGTTGTCGTTGGTGATGGGAAGAATAGGGCATCCCTTGAATATACTGGGATGGTTGATGCTTTCAGGAAAACGGTCCGCCATGAGGGGTTTGGAGCGCTGTACAAGGGTTTGGTCCCAAACTCTGTTAAG gtGGTGCCGTCCATAGCAATTGCTTTTGTCACATATGAGGTAGTGAAGGACGTTCTTGGAGTTGAGATGAGGATATCTGACTAA
- the LOC126600207 gene encoding COP1-interactive protein 1-like, translating into MPKHRVRESIKSSFGSHINSQKHEELKGTKIDIEEKVNKILKLLKDEDPEEKDDTSVENSKKEPLAELIQDFHKEYQSLYAQYDHLTGVLKKKVRSKQEKDSSSSSSSDTDSKHSSNDRSSKNGVLESDFQKITDGIKHELELAHQEVADLNRRLTATSEEKEALSSECAVALTKIEEMKNIVIDLKTEAEKLDAENSELKQKLEAGEKIEAELNQKVEDLERERDNLIKEKETALRTIEDGENVTAELRILIDRLKDEKVTLEQELESVRGEVIHMKQQLQSAEQQVSDLSHNLKAKEEETLKIVEISTEIQQAQNVIQELTTASSQLKEKLGQREVEYSTLSEMHELHEKKTLAQITGLKAAVAELELELESLRDQKREMEVKIESTETEVKQLGEVNAGQKVRISELESISNKREAELSSLMKKHEDSNSESIHLKEQLDQKEKEYSTLSEKHELHESKTSAEIIGLEAVVTGLKLELESLRGQKRDIEIEIENKETHVKQLAEENAGLQAQISELEEKIRTKSLESDQLRAEIVELKDQIVEFEKRLTEKGGEFSSLQEKHDSAVKDASAQITAFVSQVTSLEQELDSLQNEKNQMELQFEREKQELSESLTQLENGKFDLESKIADHQRLRNEQEEICSKLKEECIQLESQFQDTKVNCDAAERKFEQVAEDFSKKIESKDEKITDLEQEVEYLKRDLEEKGYELSSLVESSRNIEVKLRLSNQKVRVTEQVLTEKEESFKKAELKFLEEQRALEDRIARLSGVITANNEAYQRNITLISENVNSSLSGIESVINKFVNDYAKYETCILETSQQLHIAKNWVAETNNEKEKLKREVEDLIKQLRDKKEEAFMLGEQFERMRAKASKEEVEKGSVIKAVSQLEKKAADLEKMVEEKKEGMLGLGEEKREAIRQLCIWMEYHQSRYDHLKEVLLKTTPAGGQGRASSSRP; encoded by the exons ATGCCAAAGCACCGCGTGAGGGAGTCCATTAAGTCCTCATTTGGAAGTCACATCAATTCACAAAAGCATGAAGAGCTGAAAGGAACTAAAATAG ATATTGAGGAGAAGGTGAATAAAATATTGAAGCTTCTAAAAGATGAAGATCCTGAAGAAAAAGATGACACCTCCGTCGAGAACTCCAAAAAGGAACCTCTTGCGGAGCTAATTCAGGATTTCCACAAAGAGTACCAATCACTCTATGCACAATATGATCACCTAACCGGAGTGCTGAAGAAAAAAGTTCGGAGCAAACAAGAAAAGGACAGCAGCTCTTCATCAAGTTCAGACACAGATTCCAAACATTCTTCAAATGACAGAAGCAGTAAAAATGGAGTGCTGGAAAGTGACTTTCAGAAAATCACTGATGGGATTAAGCATGAACTTGAATTGGCGCATCAAGAAGTTGCTGACCTGAACAGGAGACTGACAGCTACAAGTGAAGAGAAGGAAGCTTTAAGCTCAGAATGTGCGGTGGCTTTGACCAAGATAGAAGAAATGAAGAATATTGTCATTGACTTGAAGACTGAAGCTGAAAAGTTAGATGCTGAGAATAGTGAACTTAAACAGAAACTGGAAGCTGGTGAAAAGATAGAAGCTGAACTGAATCAAAAAGTGGAAGAtttggaaagagagagagataacttGATTAAGGAGAAAGAGACCGCTCTGAGAACGATTGAAGATGGAGAAAATGTAACAGCGGAATTAAGAATCTTGATTGATCGGCTGAAAGATGAAAAAGTAACCCTTGAGCAAGAACTGGAATCTGTTCGAGGGGAAGTTATCCATATGAAGCAGCAGCTGCAATCTGCGGAGCAGCAGGTATCAGATCTAAGCCACAATCTGAAAGCCAAGGAGGAAGAAACCTTGAAAATTGTGGAGATCTCAACTGAGATTCAGCAGGCACAGAATGTGATACAAGAACTCACAACTGCATCTAGTCAGCTAAAGGAGAAATTGGGCCAGAGGGAAGTGGAATATTCAACTCTTTCTGAGATGCATGAGCTGCATGAGAAGAAGACATTGGCTCAAATTACGGGATTAAAGGCTGCTGTGGCAGAGCTGGAATTGGAACTGGAATCTTTGAGAGATCAGAAAAGAGAGATGGAAGTGAAAATTGAGAGCACAGAAACTGAAGTAAAACAACTGGGAGAGGTAAATGCAGGACAAAAAGTCCGAATTTCAGAACTTGAGTCAATATCAAACAAGAGAGAAGCTGAGCTTTCTTCTCTCATGAAAAAACATGAGGATAGCAATAGTGAATCTATTCATCTGAAGGAGCAATTGGAtcagaaggaaaaggaatatTCAACTCTGTCTGAGAAGCATGAGCTGCATGAGAGTAAAACGTCGGCTGAAATCATCGGATTAGAGGCTGTTGTGACTGGACTGAAACTGGAGCTGGAGTCTTTGCGAGGTCAGAAAAGAGATATAGAAATTGAGATTGAGAACAAAGAAACTCATGTGAAACAACTAGCAGAAGAGAATGCAGGATTACAAGCCCAAATTTCAGAACTTGAAGAGAAGATAAGAACTAAAAGCCTTGAGAGTGACCAGTTGAGAGCAGAAATTGTGGAGCTAAAGGATCAAATTGTTGAATTTGAGAAGAGACTAACAGAAAAAGGGGGCGAGTTTTCTTCTCTCCAGGAGAAACATGACAGTGCAGTGAAAGACGCTTCTGCTCAAATAACAGCCTTTGTGTCACAGGTTACTAGTCTAGAACAGGAGTTGGATTCATTGCAGAATGAGAAGAACCAGATGGAGTTGCAGTTTGAGAGGGAGAAACAAGAACTTTCGGAAAGCCTGACACAATTGGAAAATGGGAAGTTTGATTTAGAGAGCAAAATCGCTGATCATCAAAGACTGCGGAATGAACAGGAGGAGATATGCAGCAAGTTAAAGGAGGAATGTATACAGCTGGAGAGTCAGTTCCAGGACACTAAGGTCAATTGCGACGCTGCAGAAAGGAAATTCGAGCAAGTGGCAGAAGATTTcagtaaaaaaattgaatccaaaGATGAGAAGATAACTGATTTGGAGCAAGAGGTTGAATATCTGAAACGAGATCTAGAAGAAAAAGGGTACGAGCTTAGTTCTTTGGTTGAAAGCTCCCGCAATATTGAAGTTAAGCTCCGCCTGTCAAACCAGAAGGTCCGGGTTACAGAGCAGGTATTGACCGAGAAAGAGGAGAGCTTCAAAAAGGCTGAATTGAAATTCCTGGAAGAACAGAGAGCACTTGAAGACAGGATTGCTAGATTGTCTGGTGTAATCACTGCAAACAATGAAGCCTATCAAAGAAACATCACACTCATTTCAGAAAATGTGAACAGTTCTTTGAGCGGAATTGAATCTGTGATCAATAAATTTGTGAACGACTATGCAAAGTATGAGACTTGCATTCTGGAAACGTCACAGCAGCTTCACATTGCAAAGAACTGGGTTGCGGAAACAAATAATGAGAAGGAGAAGTTGAAGAGGGAGGTGGAGGACCTAATCAAACAACTGAGAGATAAGAAAGAAGAAGCGTTCATGCTTGGAGAGCAGTTCGAGAGGATGCGGGCAAAGGCAAGCAAGGAAGAAGTGGAGAAGGGGAGTGTGATCAAAGCCGTGAGccaacttgagaagaaagcggCGGACTTGGAGAAGATGGTGGAGGAGAaaaaggagggcatgctgggaTTAGGAGAGGAGAAAAGGGAAGCCATAAGACAGTTGTGCATTTGGATGGAGTATCACCAAAGCCGGTACGATCATCTCAAGGAAGTTCTCTTGAAGACAACTCCTGCAGGAGGCCAGGGGAGGGCATCATCGTCTCGGCCttga